The DNA window GGTGGTAAGGAGGGTACCTCATTTCGGGTATAAAAAGGGAAAACCCTCTTCCTTCGGCACCTCAATCTTCAGCAGCTTCTCCCTGGTTGAAGACCTTCTTCCATCAGTCAAGATGAATTTGAAGGTGGTGAGTAGaatacttctttctttccagatTATCAGTTAAAGAATAAGCTGCTAATTTATTTATAGATTGAGAATAAAACGAATAACAGACACTCACAATTATCTGCTTTTACATAACTTAATCCGTAAGGATATGATCCTTTTAATCTCTTAATGTCTCGACCAGGTGGTTGTGCTCCTCGGAGTGATAGCCCTCGTCGCGGCTGCTCCAAGACGCGGAGGTGGaggctttggaggaggaggaggatttggaggaggtggtagtggagggggcttcggaggaggaggtggtggtggactCGGTGGAGGTGGACTCGGAGGTGGAGGAGGTTTTGGAGGTGGTGGCGGTCACAGAGGTGGCGGTGGTGGTTTTGGAGGAGGCGGAGGTAAGCATATAAGTTTCCCATGGTTAGAACGCTATGTGATGAAGTACCAATTCAATACTAAACACTCTtgagaaaaaattgtattttacaatatttttgaaaACCCAATAAagaccattttccattttttaaccactataattaataatatcaaCACCACTCTAAAGAGACCTTCTTCTACACATTACAGGGTTTGGGCGCTAGAAGTCTTCGTGGAAAATGATCAGAATTTGCCAGCACCCCGGTTTTCATACGCAGCTTAGTTGGATGGCTTGCCTCTACATCTGCAGAAGCAGAGAacgaaatttccctttgtttttttcttttttttttgttaaagatcAATAAAGACAGAGAATGTTATACAAGACTTTAATTTGCGTTCCTGTAGTAAGCAAGTAAGCCGttagaatttagattttttttttaattctattgttTTAATTTGAGAATATATACTTCGCACCTAACTAAGCTTTTCCATTACTGCGATCACAGTCCCCGACATTCTAagcagcaaccactgccttaCAATAACTTTAATTACAAGAATCTGCATTTATTTACACGGCAAACAAAATGGtttttacattatacatacatacatatatatatatatatatatatatatatatatatatatatatatatatatatatatatgtatatatatatatatatatatatatatatatatatatatatatatatatatatatatatgtttatatatagacttTAAACAGAGATGACAAATAATATTACATTAGGAAAAGAATTTGACATTCAGGTGTTCTTTAAAGACTCATAAATCCGATTACGTTCACTGGAAAATACTCATACTTTGCACATGACGGAGAGAACAAtgaacttttatctctctctctctctctt is part of the Macrobrachium rosenbergii isolate ZJJX-2024 chromosome 41, ASM4041242v1, whole genome shotgun sequence genome and encodes:
- the LOC136826520 gene encoding keratin, type II cytoskeletal 68 kDa, component IB-like, which produces MNLKVVVVLLGVIALVAAAPRRGGGGFGGGGGFGGGGSGGGFGGGGGGGLGGGGLGGGGGFGGGGGHRGGGGGFGGGGGFGR